In Leucoraja erinacea ecotype New England chromosome 28, Leri_hhj_1, whole genome shotgun sequence, the following are encoded in one genomic region:
- the LOC129710711 gene encoding cytochrome P450 2D26-like isoform X1, with protein sequence MEFSALPGVVLRVFGGFPALAVFCTVFALAFDLMKRWKKCSNYPPGPRALPFLGNLLQVDLHNPHLSFVKLRKTYGDVMSLDFGWTNVVVLSGYKALKEALVKKSEDFADRPDLPIYEKIFKQIGEGIPLAKYGDWWKAQRRFALLTLKNFGLGKKSLELRIVEEAGFLNQAFEGEQGGSIDPHIHLTYATSNIICSIIFGDRFEYHDETFHEFLGILDEGFALQGGFWAQLINALPFVRHLPGPQQKIYENQKKASQFIQEIITRHKDSWDPDDPRDFIDAFFIQMEKMKHTPNTSFQEPTLIGTLLSLFAAGTETTSTTLNWALLFMVLHPDIQSQVHEEIDRVIGNGRKPKLEDREEMPFTNAVIHETQRLGNIVPISLPHQTYRDTEVMGYTIPKGTMIFPNITSVLYDEDIWLTPHQFNPGHFLNSDRMFMKPEAFIPFSAGHRVCLGEQLAKTELFIFFTSLLQHFTFSLPENKPRPNYREARYQITLCPPCYQLCVKTR encoded by the exons ATGGAGTTCTCGGCTCTCCCCGGGGTCGTGCTCAGGGTGTTTGGCGGGTTCCCGGCGCTGGCCGTGTTCTGCACCGTCTTTGCCCTGGCCTTTGACTTGATGAAGAGGTGGAAGAAGTGTAGCAACTACCCTCCCGGGCCCCGGGCTCTGCCTTTCCTCGGCAACCTTCTACAAGTGGATCTGCACAACCCGCATCTGTCATTCGTAAAG CTGCGGAAGACGTACGGCGATGTGATGAGCTTAGATTTTGGGTGGACAAATGTGGTGGTGTTGAGCGGCTACAAGGCCCTGAAAGAGGCGCTGGTGAAGAAATCAGAAGATTTTGCGGATCGACCAGACCTCCCAATATACGAAAAGATCTTTAAGCAGATTGGAGAAG GTATTCCGCTCGCAAAGTATGGTGACTGGTGgaaagcgcagagaagatttgcactTTTGACGCTGAAAAATTTTGGGCTCGGAAAGAAGTCTCTTGAATTGCGAATTGTGGAAGAAGCTGGATTTTTAAACCAAGCATTTGAAGGTGAACAAG GTGGCTCTATTGATCCTCACATCCATTTAACTTATGCAACTTCAAATATTATCTGTTCGATTATCTTTGGAGATCGTTTTGAGTATCATGACGAAACGTTCCATGAATTTTTGGGCATACTTGATGAAGGCTTTGCATTGCAAGGTGGATTTTGGGCCCAG CTGATAAATGCCTTGCCTTTTGTTCGACACCTCCCGGGCCCACAACAGAAAATATATGAAAACCAAAAGAAAGCCTCTCAGTTTATACAAGAAATAATCACAAGGCACAAAGATTCATGGGATCCAGATGATCCTAGGGACTTCATTGATGCTTTCTTTATACAAATGGAGAAG ATGAAACACACTCCCAACACAAGTTTCCAGGAGCCCACGCTGATCGGGACATTATTGAGCCTTTTTGCTGCAGGTACAGAGACCACCTCCACCACCCTAAACTGGGCCTTGCTCTTCATGGTGCTCCATCCTGATATACAGT CCCAGGTCCATGAGGAGATTGACAGGGTCATTGGGAACGGGAGGAAGCCAAAGCTGGAAGACCGTGAGGAAATGCCATTCACTAATGCAGTTATCCACGAAACCCAACGCTTAGGAAATATTGTTCCAATTTCACTGCCTCATCAAACATACAGAGACACTGAGGTCATGGGTTACACCATTCCTAAG GGAACAATGATCTTTCCAAACATTACCTCAGTCTTGTATGATGAAGACATTTGGTTGACTCCACATCAGTTTAATCCGGGACACTTCCTGAATTCGGACAGGATGTTCATGAAGCCAGAAGCTTTCATCCCATTCTCTGCAG GTCACCGTGTGTGTTTGGGGGAGCAGCTGGCAAAGACGGAGCTCTTCATCTTCTTCACGTCCTTGCTCCAACACTTCACCTTCTCTCTCCCGGAAAACAAGCCGCGACCCAACTACAGGGAAGCTAGATACCAAATTACCCTCTGTCCACCCTGCTATCAGCTGTGTGTTAAAACCAGATGA
- the LOC129710711 gene encoding cytochrome P450 2D3-like isoform X3 codes for MSLDFGWTNVVVLSGYKALKEALVKKSEDFADRPDLPIYEKIFKQIGEGIPLAKYGDWWKAQRRFALLTLKNFGLGKKSLELRIVEEAGFLNQAFEGEQGGSIDPHIHLTYATSNIICSIIFGDRFEYHDETFHEFLGILDEGFALQGGFWAQLINALPFVRHLPGPQQKIYENQKKASQFIQEIITRHKDSWDPDDPRDFIDAFFIQMEKMKHTPNTSFQEPTLIGTLLSLFAAGTETTSTTLNWALLFMVLHPDIQSQVHEEIDRVIGNGRKPKLEDREEMPFTNAVIHETQRLGNIVPISLPHQTYRDTEVMGYTIPKGTMIFPNITSVLYDEDIWLTPHQFNPGHFLNSDRMFMKPEAFIPFSAGHRVCLGEQLAKTELFIFFTSLLQHFTFSLPENKPRPNYREARYQITLCPPCYQLCVKTR; via the exons ATGAGCTTAGATTTTGGGTGGACAAATGTGGTGGTGTTGAGCGGCTACAAGGCCCTGAAAGAGGCGCTGGTGAAGAAATCAGAAGATTTTGCGGATCGACCAGACCTCCCAATATACGAAAAGATCTTTAAGCAGATTGGAGAAG GTATTCCGCTCGCAAAGTATGGTGACTGGTGgaaagcgcagagaagatttgcactTTTGACGCTGAAAAATTTTGGGCTCGGAAAGAAGTCTCTTGAATTGCGAATTGTGGAAGAAGCTGGATTTTTAAACCAAGCATTTGAAGGTGAACAAG GTGGCTCTATTGATCCTCACATCCATTTAACTTATGCAACTTCAAATATTATCTGTTCGATTATCTTTGGAGATCGTTTTGAGTATCATGACGAAACGTTCCATGAATTTTTGGGCATACTTGATGAAGGCTTTGCATTGCAAGGTGGATTTTGGGCCCAG CTGATAAATGCCTTGCCTTTTGTTCGACACCTCCCGGGCCCACAACAGAAAATATATGAAAACCAAAAGAAAGCCTCTCAGTTTATACAAGAAATAATCACAAGGCACAAAGATTCATGGGATCCAGATGATCCTAGGGACTTCATTGATGCTTTCTTTATACAAATGGAGAAG ATGAAACACACTCCCAACACAAGTTTCCAGGAGCCCACGCTGATCGGGACATTATTGAGCCTTTTTGCTGCAGGTACAGAGACCACCTCCACCACCCTAAACTGGGCCTTGCTCTTCATGGTGCTCCATCCTGATATACAGT CCCAGGTCCATGAGGAGATTGACAGGGTCATTGGGAACGGGAGGAAGCCAAAGCTGGAAGACCGTGAGGAAATGCCATTCACTAATGCAGTTATCCACGAAACCCAACGCTTAGGAAATATTGTTCCAATTTCACTGCCTCATCAAACATACAGAGACACTGAGGTCATGGGTTACACCATTCCTAAG GGAACAATGATCTTTCCAAACATTACCTCAGTCTTGTATGATGAAGACATTTGGTTGACTCCACATCAGTTTAATCCGGGACACTTCCTGAATTCGGACAGGATGTTCATGAAGCCAGAAGCTTTCATCCCATTCTCTGCAG GTCACCGTGTGTGTTTGGGGGAGCAGCTGGCAAAGACGGAGCTCTTCATCTTCTTCACGTCCTTGCTCCAACACTTCACCTTCTCTCTCCCGGAAAACAAGCCGCGACCCAACTACAGGGAAGCTAGATACCAAATTACCCTCTGTCCACCCTGCTATCAGCTGTGTGTTAAAACCAGATGA